The Chloroflexota bacterium genome contains a region encoding:
- a CDS encoding ATP-binding protein: MDASSAQKLPAESRSVEETGLTLAFLADLALKTMYTRGFLRGHEIAESMHLPFANVLDKVLDYLRREHLTEVRGSTGFGESSYQYVISDEGRARARELMEQNQYVGPAPVRLEAYTQMVKSQSLTGQAITVNALKRVLSHLVINNSIVNRLGPAVNSGKSIFLFGAAGNGKTSIAEAIGGLLPGAIWVPYAISVNEHIIRVFDSLHHHVIPEKTAGDNSPGGIHQGERYDRRWVMAQRPLIAVGGELALEDLDLVLDPTLKCYEAPYQMRANGGVFLVDDFGRQQVGPRELLNRWIVPLEKRVDHLTLVTGHKIDMPFDALIIFATNLNPKELVDEAFLRRIRYKIHITDPSWEEYREIFKREAAKRAIPYSENGLRHLVMEHYIKAKRQPRAVHPRDVLDELVDIARFHGVPPTLSKELLDLACQAYFIEG, from the coding sequence ATGGACGCGTCCTCGGCGCAAAAATTACCTGCCGAATCTCGCTCGGTCGAAGAGACGGGTCTCACGCTCGCCTTCCTTGCCGACCTGGCGCTCAAAACGATGTACACCCGCGGCTTTTTGCGCGGGCACGAAATCGCCGAGTCCATGCATCTGCCGTTTGCCAACGTCCTCGACAAGGTGCTGGACTATTTGCGCCGCGAACACCTGACTGAAGTGCGCGGTTCGACCGGCTTTGGCGAATCGTCGTACCAATACGTTATCTCCGACGAAGGGCGCGCGCGCGCGCGCGAATTGATGGAACAAAATCAATACGTCGGTCCTGCGCCCGTCCGTCTCGAAGCGTACACGCAAATGGTCAAATCGCAATCGCTCACCGGCCAAGCCATCACGGTGAACGCGCTCAAGCGCGTGCTATCGCACCTGGTCATCAACAACTCCATCGTCAATCGGCTGGGTCCCGCGGTCAATTCCGGCAAATCCATTTTTCTTTTTGGCGCAGCCGGCAATGGCAAAACCTCGATTGCCGAAGCGATTGGCGGATTGTTGCCCGGCGCGATCTGGGTGCCGTATGCCATCAGCGTCAACGAACACATCATTCGCGTGTTCGATTCTTTGCATCATCACGTCATCCCGGAAAAAACCGCCGGCGACAATTCGCCGGGCGGAATTCACCAAGGCGAACGCTACGACCGACGCTGGGTCATGGCGCAACGTCCGCTCATTGCCGTGGGCGGCGAGTTGGCGCTCGAAGACCTTGACCTGGTGCTCGACCCGACCTTAAAATGTTACGAAGCGCCGTACCAAATGCGCGCGAACGGCGGCGTGTTTTTGGTGGACGACTTTGGACGACAGCAAGTCGGTCCGCGCGAACTGTTGAACCGCTGGATTGTGCCGCTCGAAAAACGCGTGGATCATCTCACGCTCGTCACCGGGCACAAGATTGACATGCCCTTCGACGCGTTGATTATTTTCGCGACCAACCTCAATCCCAAAGAGTTGGTGGACGAAGCGTTTCTGCGACGCATTCGCTACAAAATCCATATCACCGATCCAAGCTGGGAAGAGTACCGCGAGATTTTCAAACGCGAAGCCGCCAAGCGCGCGATTCCCTATTCCGAAAACGGGTTGCGTCATTTGGTGATGGAACATTACATCAAAGCCAAACGACAACCGCGCGCCGTCCACCCGCGTGACGTTCTCGACGAGTTGGTAGACATTGCGCGTTTTCACGGCGTGCCGCCCACACTTTCAAAAGAGTTGCTCGACCTGGCATGTCAGGCGTACTTTATCGAAGGATAG
- a CDS encoding pentapeptide repeat-containing protein: protein MADVKHLTLLRKGVLVWNEWRRKNLDVLPDLFRAELSRAYLHKANLARASLFKGNLTGADLTESDLSGANLSGVNLSNADLGRANLRRAILIEARLVETKFVDAKLVGANLFKSDLSRANFFRADLGSADLEGAILTRANLSEANLNGANLKRANLTGADLIKASLVEAYLNGVLLSDADLSGANLTGALLSGANLSGADLDEVNLSRANLAKTNFAGVDLHGADLSGADLSSADFGDANLSLAVLVETNLSRAHLGKARLNRTNLSHADFTEADLNGADLRGANLTGAILCDANLSGADLSGANLSGVNLSGADLTRTKIVGADIHAANLSQALLWQTVLIGIELGSAQGLDAVTHLGPSHIGLDTIYLSGGKIPLSFLRGCGVPESFIAFAQSPSAHVNDFEFCAISYSIKDRAFAEKLHDSLEENGVRCWLAPDDLKTNDRFRIRIEEALKVYGKLLIVLSENSLDSFWIEGEIEAALNQERKDKHNVLYPIRLDDAVLSTKQPWAVNIRQSHHIEDMSTWSDSMRYPKAFDQLMRSLQTQEPLSV from the coding sequence GTGGCAGACGTTAAGCATTTGACCTTGCTTCGCAAGGGCGTCCTGGTTTGGAACGAATGGAGGCGTAAAAATCTCGATGTTCTGCCGGATTTGTTTAGAGCAGAACTCAGCCGCGCTTATCTGCACAAAGCCAATCTGGCGCGCGCCAGTTTGTTCAAAGGAAATTTGACGGGCGCTGACCTCACCGAAAGCGATCTCAGCGGAGCGAATCTCAGCGGCGTCAACCTCAGCAACGCCGACCTGGGTCGTGCGAACTTGCGCCGCGCAATCCTGATCGAAGCCCGGCTCGTCGAAACGAAATTCGTAGACGCGAAACTCGTTGGCGCGAATCTATTCAAATCCGATCTCAGTCGCGCCAATTTTTTTAGAGCCGACCTGGGTAGCGCCGATTTGGAAGGCGCGATTCTCACGCGCGCCAATCTCAGCGAAGCCAATCTCAACGGCGCAAACCTCAAGCGCGCCAACCTCACCGGCGCGGACTTGATCAAAGCCAGTTTGGTTGAAGCGTACCTCAACGGCGTGTTGCTCAGCGACGCCGACTTGAGCGGCGCAAACCTCACCGGCGCGCTCCTCAGCGGCGCGAATCTCAGCGGCGCGGACTTGGACGAAGTCAACCTCAGCCGCGCCAATCTCGCCAAGACCAATTTCGCCGGCGTTGACTTGCATGGCGCGGATCTCAGCGGCGCGGATCTTTCCAGCGCCGATTTCGGCGACGCGAATCTTAGTCTGGCAGTCCTCGTCGAGACGAACCTCAGTCGCGCGCATCTTGGCAAAGCGCGCTTGAACCGCACGAATTTGAGCCACGCCGATTTCACTGAAGCCGATTTGAACGGCGCAGATTTGCGCGGCGCGAATTTGACCGGCGCGATTTTGTGCGACGCCAACCTCAGCGGCGCAGACCTCAGCGGCGCGAATCTCAGTGGCGTGAATTTGAGCGGCGCGGATTTGACGCGCACCAAAATTGTTGGCGCGGATATTCACGCCGCAAATCTGAGCCAAGCTCTGTTGTGGCAAACGGTCTTGATCGGCATCGAACTCGGTTCTGCCCAGGGCTTGGACGCGGTGACGCACCTCGGACCATCGCACATCGGACTCGACACCATCTATCTCTCCGGCGGCAAGATTCCATTGAGTTTTTTGCGCGGCTGCGGCGTGCCGGAAAGTTTTATCGCGTTTGCCCAATCACCCAGCGCCCACGTCAACGACTTTGAGTTTTGCGCGATCAGTTACTCGATCAAGGATCGCGCCTTCGCCGAGAAACTCCACGACTCGCTCGAAGAAAACGGCGTGCGCTGTTGGCTCGCCCCCGACGACTTGAAAACGAACGACCGCTTTCGCATTCGCATCGAAGAAGCCCTGAAAGTGTACGGGAAACTATTGATCGTCCTGTCCGAAAATTCGCTGGACAGTTTCTGGATCGAAGGCGAAATCGAAGCCGCGCTCAATCAGGAGCGCAAAGACAAACATAACGTGCTCTATCCAATTCGCCTGGATGATGCCGTCTTGTCCACCAAGCAACCCTGGGCGGTGAACATCCGTCAATCGCATCACATCGAAGACATGAGCACGTGGAGCGATTCCATGCGCTACCCAAAAGCATTCGACCAATTGATGCGCTCGCTCCAGACCCAGGAACCGCTTTCGGTTTAG
- a CDS encoding Ig-like domain-containing protein, with protein MKLSPRLLLVPILAVVLLGICAILFQFTELDAPVTSALRGMTPSNIKDVLRPLRAPQVLAFGPAFDAKEISPTAPITITFLTPMTANDAAISISPNIRGSFAWSGNAVTFTPAESLPLSTTVSVTVTREARSWLQRRAEKEFAWSFTTLAPPTVVATEPRQGAQFAYLENRLAIIFNREMDSQSVEQRLKIEPAISNMRLAWQGKQLIVGGNLRPSTTYRISIPSGAKDSKGLVTQNDFAWSFTTTQQYPYLAIINIGRYGLTAADKPTTLKVQSVNVSRVDVALYKFDTETYIKSLAFSYDAWRAFKPQGDPIKTWTISPPTKIDQYTTQDLQLDALPAGTYYLVAKSAEGVNDTQVLVATKTALTLKRTTDQVLVWATSVNDGAPIEKLLLTFYNSKGERVGTGATDKDGIFKGAITPTKTDLHVVGIRENDVAAVSDTWEQGIEPWRFDGVSWQWNPLKRTYRVYVYTDRPLYRPGQTVYFKGIVRNDDDGVYTQPPAGTDVRVKVSDWQNRVLFDKMLKTTAFGSLADSFIINPEAGLGTYQITASLGDETYSNEIQVEEYRKPEYAVSVKTDRDAYINGDTITATIRANYFFGGAVTGANTHWTLYANDYYFYWAGGDLDFGNAAEQRYYGYGREVSSGDATLNANGEFVIKLPANISQEERSQIFTIEAEVTDESNQPQSAIAAVLVHRGNFYVGMKPTNYLADKGKEARFDVQTLDTNGKPASRVALSYAINLIDWNCRRTRDDKGRNIWKCDEVKTEIQRGDLTTDANGKYQLAFTPPKGGSYRLDAQGKDARGNRVLGNTWLWVSDRAQFLSWRFDNNDRIELVFDKKEYVIGDTAKVLIQSPYQKATALVTLERGKILSHQLVALDSNSGTVQIPITNDQFPNVYVGVMLIPRGGFADGIPSFKMGLGNIKVVSSAKNLNVNVASAKDQYAPQDKATYTIKTTDANGKPVSAEVSLSVVDKAVLALAQNFGADIVEAFYGKRDLAVKTSQSLTVFLARVNQREDFGGGGGGGEEPRKSFPDIAYWNPAIVTDANGDAKVQVPLPDNLTTWTAIANGVTAQTQVGKSTSDMIVTKPLIVRPVLPRFLNVGDKVTLGAIVRNSTEQTQTVVVSFSATNGLQLNTATPITRSLTISAGQSATVNWNVTVPQASAFANSFSPVSAMPISTTITLSAGGGGVSDAVQLSLPIQPFGEKRVVANAGQIDDAQSQFTINVPRDATFASLKLGVSPSLAAGLIDSLEYLTGYPYGCVEQTMSRFLPTVLVKQSLDKLKLKNERIEKELPKQVEDGLTRLYAFQHGDGGWGWWESDDSLEYETAYVLYGLLQAKKTGYQVDANAIKRAVEFLKTPVVNTTDYDLKVYIAYVLAEAGQGDPALARAMLDKQDKMSLNSRATLALTLKMLAEDTKAKEIVTALEKQVVETTQLASWKESDAMRYRWDYYTSNGRTTATILRALLALDPQSPLIPKTVRYLMLNRVGGYWRSTQETAQTIIALSDFLAQSGELDAGLTYEVFVDGNSIAKQTVTRENIAQQKEIALKVTPGDHTVRIVKNGAGRVYYASAMQYYASVETVGAAKSLDGFNVTREYLDPKTNKPVSSFKVGDMVRVKLTVDAPRESWYMMITDPLPAGFEAINYSLNTSGIEPTGKSSFYWSRPDLRDDRAIFFTTMLWKGKHTYAYLIRATASGTFRALPAEAAPMYEPEVFGRSASVEMTVK; from the coding sequence ATGAAACTTTCGCCACGTTTGTTACTCGTTCCAATTCTCGCGGTCGTGCTTCTCGGCATTTGCGCGATTCTCTTCCAATTCACCGAACTCGACGCGCCGGTGACGAGCGCCTTGCGCGGCATGACGCCGTCTAACATCAAAGATGTTTTGCGTCCACTGCGCGCGCCCCAAGTGCTCGCGTTCGGTCCCGCGTTCGACGCGAAAGAGATTTCGCCGACCGCGCCGATCACGATTACCTTTTTGACGCCGATGACTGCGAACGATGCGGCAATCAGCATTTCGCCAAACATTCGCGGTTCGTTCGCGTGGAGCGGCAACGCGGTGACATTCACGCCAGCCGAATCATTGCCCCTCAGCACGACGGTCAGCGTCACCGTGACGCGCGAGGCGCGCAGTTGGCTGCAACGCCGCGCGGAAAAAGAGTTCGCGTGGTCGTTCACTACACTGGCTCCGCCGACGGTCGTCGCAACCGAGCCGCGCCAAGGCGCGCAATTCGCGTACCTCGAAAATCGTTTGGCGATCATTTTCAATCGCGAGATGGATTCGCAATCGGTTGAACAGCGGCTGAAAATCGAGCCGGCGATTTCGAATATGCGGCTCGCGTGGCAAGGCAAGCAACTGATCGTCGGCGGCAATCTGCGCCCCTCGACGACGTATCGGATTTCGATTCCGAGCGGCGCGAAAGATTCTAAAGGATTGGTGACGCAAAACGATTTCGCGTGGTCGTTCACGACGACGCAACAATATCCGTACCTCGCGATCATCAACATCGGTCGCTATGGGTTGACCGCGGCGGATAAACCGACGACGCTCAAAGTGCAATCGGTCAACGTGTCGCGCGTGGATGTCGCGCTCTACAAATTCGATACCGAGACGTACATCAAATCGCTTGCGTTTTCGTACGACGCGTGGCGCGCGTTCAAACCGCAAGGCGATCCGATCAAGACCTGGACGATTTCGCCGCCGACGAAAATTGATCAATACACGACCCAGGATTTGCAACTCGACGCGTTGCCGGCGGGTACGTACTATCTCGTCGCGAAATCGGCGGAAGGCGTGAACGATACCCAGGTTCTCGTCGCGACGAAAACCGCGCTGACGCTCAAGCGCACGACCGATCAAGTGCTCGTCTGGGCGACGAGCGTGAATGATGGCGCACCCATCGAAAAATTGTTACTGACCTTTTACAACTCAAAAGGCGAACGCGTCGGGACTGGCGCGACGGACAAGGATGGTATTTTCAAGGGCGCGATCACGCCGACCAAAACCGATCTGCATGTCGTCGGAATTCGCGAGAATGACGTCGCCGCGGTGAGCGATACCTGGGAACAAGGCATCGAGCCGTGGCGCTTTGATGGCGTGTCGTGGCAATGGAATCCGCTCAAGCGCACGTATCGCGTGTACGTTTACACGGATCGCCCGCTCTATCGTCCGGGTCAAACGGTGTACTTCAAGGGCATCGTCCGCAATGACGACGATGGAGTGTACACGCAACCACCGGCGGGCACCGATGTGCGCGTCAAGGTGAGCGATTGGCAAAACCGTGTGCTGTTCGACAAGATGCTCAAGACGACGGCGTTTGGCTCGCTCGCGGATTCGTTCATCATCAATCCCGAAGCCGGGTTGGGCACATATCAAATCACTGCCTCCCTCGGCGACGAAACGTACTCGAACGAAATCCAGGTCGAAGAATATCGCAAACCCGAGTACGCCGTCAGCGTCAAGACGGATCGCGACGCGTACATCAACGGCGATACGATCACCGCGACGATTCGCGCGAATTACTTTTTCGGCGGCGCGGTGACGGGCGCAAATACGCATTGGACGCTGTACGCGAACGATTATTATTTCTATTGGGCGGGCGGCGACTTGGATTTCGGCAACGCGGCGGAACAACGTTACTATGGTTACGGTCGCGAAGTTTCATCGGGCGATGCAACGCTGAACGCGAATGGCGAATTCGTCATCAAGTTGCCCGCGAACATTTCGCAGGAAGAACGTAGTCAGATATTCACCATCGAAGCTGAAGTGACTGACGAATCGAATCAGCCCCAGTCGGCGATAGCGGCGGTGTTGGTTCATCGCGGCAATTTCTACGTCGGGATGAAACCGACGAACTATCTTGCCGATAAAGGCAAGGAAGCGCGTTTCGATGTGCAGACGCTCGACACGAATGGCAAGCCCGCGAGTCGTGTCGCGCTGAGTTATGCGATCAATTTGATTGATTGGAATTGTCGCCGCACGCGCGACGACAAAGGACGCAACATTTGGAAGTGCGATGAAGTAAAAACGGAAATCCAACGCGGCGATCTCACGACCGACGCGAACGGCAAGTATCAACTCGCGTTCACGCCGCCCAAGGGCGGTTCGTATCGTCTCGACGCGCAAGGCAAGGACGCACGCGGCAATCGCGTGCTGGGCAATACCTGGCTCTGGGTCAGCGACCGCGCGCAGTTCCTGTCGTGGCGTTTCGACAACAACGATCGCATCGAGCTCGTGTTCGACAAAAAAGAGTACGTCATCGGCGACACGGCGAAGGTGTTGATTCAATCGCCGTACCAAAAAGCGACCGCGCTCGTCACGCTCGAACGCGGCAAGATTCTTTCGCACCAACTCGTCGCGCTCGATTCGAATAGCGGGACGGTGCAAATTCCAATTACAAACGACCAATTCCCCAACGTGTACGTAGGCGTCATGCTGATTCCGCGAGGCGGATTTGCGGATGGCATTCCCAGTTTCAAGATGGGGCTGGGAAATATCAAGGTCGTGTCCTCCGCAAAAAACTTGAACGTGAATGTCGCATCGGCGAAGGATCAATACGCACCGCAGGACAAGGCGACGTACACCATCAAGACGACGGACGCGAACGGTAAACCGGTGAGCGCCGAGGTATCGCTCTCGGTTGTGGATAAAGCCGTGCTCGCGCTCGCGCAAAATTTTGGCGCAGACATCGTCGAGGCATTCTACGGCAAACGCGATCTCGCGGTGAAAACGTCGCAATCGCTCACCGTGTTTCTCGCGCGCGTGAATCAGCGCGAGGACTTTGGCGGCGGCGGCGGCGGCGGCGAAGAGCCGCGCAAGAGTTTTCCGGACATTGCGTACTGGAATCCGGCGATTGTCACCGATGCGAACGGCGACGCGAAAGTGCAAGTGCCGTTGCCCGATAACCTGACGACGTGGACGGCGATTGCGAACGGCGTGACCGCGCAGACCCAGGTCGGTAAGAGCACGAGCGACATGATCGTGACCAAACCGTTGATCGTGCGTCCGGTGCTGCCGCGCTTTTTGAACGTCGGCGACAAGGTCACGCTCGGCGCGATTGTCCGCAACTCAACCGAGCAAACGCAAACTGTCGTCGTGTCGTTCAGCGCGACGAATGGTTTGCAGTTGAACACGGCTACGCCGATCACGCGTTCGTTGACGATCAGCGCGGGACAATCGGCGACCGTGAATTGGAACGTGACGGTTCCGCAAGCGAGTGCGTTTGCAAATTCATTCTCACCGGTTTCCGCAATGCCGATCTCGACGACGATCACGTTGAGCGCGGGCGGCGGAGGTGTCAGCGACGCGGTGCAGTTGTCGTTGCCGATTCAACCGTTTGGCGAAAAACGTGTTGTGGCGAACGCGGGACAGATTGACGACGCGCAATCCCAGTTCACGATCAATGTGCCGCGCGACGCAACATTCGCGTCGTTAAAGCTGGGTGTGTCGCCGTCGCTCGCGGCAGGGTTGATTGACTCGCTCGAATATCTCACCGGATATCCGTACGGTTGCGTCGAGCAAACGATGAGTCGGTTCTTGCCGACGGTGCTCGTCAAGCAATCGCTCGACAAATTGAAACTCAAGAATGAGAGAATCGAAAAGGAATTGCCCAAGCAAGTTGAAGATGGATTGACGCGTCTCTATGCGTTTCAACACGGCGATGGCGGTTGGGGCTGGTGGGAGTCGGACGATTCGCTCGAGTACGAGACCGCGTACGTGCTGTACGGTTTGCTGCAAGCGAAAAAAACCGGTTATCAAGTGGACGCCAACGCGATCAAACGCGCGGTCGAATTTTTGAAAACGCCGGTCGTGAACACGACCGATTACGATTTGAAAGTGTACATCGCGTACGTGCTCGCCGAAGCGGGGCAGGGCGACCCCGCGCTTGCGCGCGCAATGCTCGACAAACAGGACAAGATGTCGTTGAACTCGCGCGCGACGCTCGCGCTCACGCTCAAGATGCTTGCCGAAGATACCAAGGCAAAAGAAATTGTGACCGCGCTCGAAAAGCAAGTCGTCGAGACAACGCAGCTTGCGTCATGGAAAGAATCGGACGCGATGCGTTATCGCTGGGATTACTATACGAGCAACGGTCGCACGACCGCGACGATCTTGCGTGCGTTGCTCGCGCTCGATCCGCAATCGCCGCTGATTCCCAAGACGGTGCGGTACTTGATGCTCAATCGCGTTGGTGGCTATTGGCGCTCGACGCAAGAGACCGCGCAGACGATCATCGCGCTGAGCGACTTTCTCGCGCAATCGGGTGAACTCGATGCCGGACTGACGTACGAAGTGTTCGTTGACGGCAATAGCATCGCCAAGCAAACCGTGACGCGCGAAAATATCGCGCAACAAAAAGAGATCGCGCTCAAGGTCACGCCGGGTGACCACACGGTTCGCATCGTCAAGAATGGCGCGGGGCGCGTGTACTATGCCAGCGCGATGCAGTACTATGCATCGGTCGAAACGGTTGGCGCGGCGAAATCGCTCGATGGGTTCAACGTGACGCGCGAGTATCTTGATCCCAAGACGAACAAGCCGGTGTCGTCGTTCAAGGTTGGCGATATGGTGCGTGTCAAGTTGACGGTCGACGCGCCGCGCGAAAGTTGGTACATGATGATCACCGATCCGCTTCCCGCCGGTTTTGAAGCGATCAACTATTCGCTCAACACGAGCGGGATCGAGCCGACCGGCAAATCGAGTTTTTACTGGTCGCGTCCCGATCTGCGCGATGACCGCGCGATATTCTTCACGACGATGTTGTGGAAGGGCAAGCACACGTACGCATACCTGATTCGCGCGACGGCGAGCGGCACGTTCCGCGCGTTGCCCGCCGAAGCCGCGCCGATGTACGAACCAGAGGTGTTCGGCAGAAGCGCGAGTGTGGAGATGACGGTCAAGTAG
- a CDS encoding transposase — protein MPANGVLVFFDVKPVTVKAYGGRRWSSQRLVLRKYQKTRGRFYLFALYDVKEGRVRWRYYHGKDSVQVCRFMRCVRRWYPGSEVWVVLDQDSAHPRKSHETRRVMRELHLHWISLPKASPDDNPCETLFSDIQSNVQDNSDDPDERAMQKHISHRFARRNRRRDRFIEIPYLWDSHRG, from the coding sequence TTGCCTGCCAACGGCGTCCTGGTCTTTTTTGATGTCAAGCCCGTGACGGTGAAAGCGTATGGGGGTCGGCGCTGGAGTTCCCAACGGCTCGTCTTGCGCAAGTATCAAAAAACGCGCGGACGCTTCTATCTCTTTGCACTCTATGATGTGAAGGAAGGTCGTGTGCGCTGGCGATATTATCATGGAAAAGATTCGGTCCAGGTGTGCCGCTTTATGCGGTGCGTCCGGCGTTGGTATCCTGGGTCTGAAGTCTGGGTCGTGTTAGACCAGGACAGTGCCCATCCGCGTAAATCGCATGAGACGCGACGCGTGATGCGTGAACTGCACCTGCATTGGATCAGTTTGCCCAAAGCAAGTCCCGATGATAATCCGTGTGAGACCCTGTTCAGTGATATTCAATCGAATGTGCAGGACAACAGTGATGATCCCGATGAACGCGCGATGCAAAAACACATCAGTCACCGGTTTGCACGGCGCAATCGTCGCCGGGATCGGTTCATTGAAATTCCCTATCTGTGGGATTCTCACAGAGGTTAG
- a CDS encoding putative DNA binding domain-containing protein — translation MTPNELRKLLVQDEHPKLDFKIDCSPARDEEWNELIKDILALANGNVGFSHLPGYLVIGASDTRKLDGSRELKDASHILLKKKDLLAKINGACTPRLPNLESDWVTLDGAKILVITISPTPHLYETKTSLRVPKRRFQEQTVFIRCGDEIQPATQQERDAILADKRRSATVWEKSVEPREEDQSWELITDSNLILPKLYNEENNGDPLAYHRIPYQPRDPERDVQLDLRAALSQTRYLLITGRSGLGKTREAAMLVRALMLEGYRVVRIKRGLLEVPREFPRGLQENHRRILILVDDLNFLFRTGESVKPRRADELPMPTLASYHDRLLETLDAFEDWCGESEIRVIATARDDTESWQVLNYSPKDRFWKRFTRFDLPVPKDSAVVDLLSAELANGNVQAEKNDFDGIARENDGTFANVVSNLRRVRMMEQSLTLSNYIATLEGSWRDVYERAVAKYPAVCYVYDAIELLQYFGIELYPWIVEPTTLLLWQGKRQQKATRQRRIKRALKYLVQDKIMTESDGKLAPRNIRSNALPFLEIIIQHAPDDFDARLVAASVHREIGNTEAMRKYCDEARELILPNDLYNLARLESILGNTDTAFEYLLRATEQDEFDPAKAQRDPDLAWIRDDPRFAEIVVVPTEMDADDDGQDDG, via the coding sequence ATGACGCCCAACGAACTCCGTAAACTCCTTGTACAAGACGAACATCCCAAACTCGATTTCAAGATTGACTGTTCTCCTGCGCGCGATGAGGAATGGAATGAACTCATCAAGGATATTCTCGCGCTGGCAAACGGCAACGTTGGGTTCTCGCATCTGCCCGGTTATCTCGTCATCGGTGCGAGTGACACGAGAAAACTGGATGGCTCGCGTGAGTTGAAAGATGCGAGCCACATCCTGCTCAAGAAAAAAGATTTGCTCGCCAAAATCAACGGTGCGTGTACTCCGCGTTTGCCGAACCTCGAATCTGATTGGGTGACATTGGACGGTGCGAAAATCTTGGTCATTACAATTTCACCCACTCCGCATTTGTACGAGACCAAAACATCGCTCCGGGTTCCCAAGCGACGATTTCAAGAGCAGACAGTTTTTATCCGTTGTGGCGACGAAATTCAACCAGCGACGCAACAAGAACGCGATGCGATTCTCGCCGATAAACGACGTTCGGCAACGGTTTGGGAAAAATCGGTTGAGCCGCGCGAAGAAGATCAATCCTGGGAATTGATTACGGATTCCAATCTTATTTTGCCCAAACTCTACAACGAAGAAAACAACGGCGACCCGTTGGCGTATCACCGCATCCCGTACCAACCCCGCGACCCCGAACGTGATGTTCAACTTGATCTCCGCGCGGCTTTGAGTCAAACCCGATACTTACTCATCACCGGGCGCTCTGGCTTAGGCAAGACGCGTGAAGCCGCAATGCTGGTGCGCGCGTTGATGTTGGAGGGTTATCGCGTCGTTCGCATCAAACGTGGATTGCTTGAAGTGCCGCGCGAATTTCCGCGCGGGTTGCAGGAGAATCATCGGCGGATTTTGATTTTGGTGGATGACCTGAATTTCCTGTTTCGTACTGGCGAGTCGGTGAAGCCGCGGCGAGCGGACGAATTACCTATGCCAACTTTGGCGTCTTATCACGACCGCTTGCTTGAAACGCTAGATGCTTTTGAGGATTGGTGTGGCGAGAGTGAAATTCGAGTCATTGCAACCGCGCGCGATGATACAGAATCATGGCAAGTGCTGAACTACAGCCCAAAAGATCGGTTTTGGAAACGTTTTACGCGATTCGATTTGCCTGTTCCGAAAGATAGCGCGGTTGTTGACCTGCTCAGCGCAGAGTTGGCAAACGGAAATGTGCAAGCGGAGAAAAATGACTTTGACGGAATCGCTCGTGAGAATGATGGCACATTTGCCAATGTTGTTTCAAATCTTCGACGTGTGCGAATGATGGAACAATCGTTGACGCTTTCAAATTACATTGCTACACTGGAAGGCTCGTGGCGCGATGTGTACGAACGCGCGGTTGCGAAGTACCCTGCAGTGTGCTATGTGTACGATGCAATAGAATTGTTACAGTACTTTGGCATCGAGTTGTATCCTTGGATCGTTGAGCCAACTACCTTGTTGTTGTGGCAAGGCAAACGGCAACAGAAGGCAACGCGACAGCGACGGATCAAGCGTGCGTTGAAATACCTTGTACAAGATAAAATCATGACCGAGAGTGACGGTAAACTTGCACCGCGCAATATCAGAAGTAATGCTTTACCGTTCCTTGAAATAATCATTCAGCATGCGCCCGACGATTTCGATGCTCGACTTGTTGCCGCCTCCGTTCACAGAGAGATTGGCAATACGGAGGCAATGCGCAAGTATTGCGACGAAGCGCGTGAACTGATTTTACCCAATGATTTGTACAACCTTGCGCGTTTAGAGTCCATCCTTGGGAATACGGATACTGCATTCGAGTATCTGCTTCGTGCAACTGAGCAAGATGAGTTTGATCCGGCAAAGGCGCAACGCGATCCTGACTTGGCGTGGATTCGCGATGACCCGCGATTCGCGGAAATAGTGGTTGTCCCAACCGAGATGGACGCGGACGATGATGGTCAGGATGACGGATAA
- a CDS encoding helix-turn-helix domain-containing protein, protein MTRTLTVRKPTRREVHELELMLEGDLTPQVRRRAETILYYGLGLNGRQLAEALHVHPNTVYADLQAFEREGLACVRPLPVGGAPRRISDQQLNAIWNWAECLPRDLGLPDPRWTLTNFREFLITRQRVFKRISLEHLRRVLKKKRFAFVASRANSSATIRNAQPF, encoded by the coding sequence ATGACGCGCACTTTAACTGTTCGCAAACCAACTCGGCGTGAAGTCCACGAACTCGAACTCATGCTTGAAGGTGATCTAACGCCCCAGGTCCGTCGGCGCGCCGAGACAATTTTGTATTACGGTCTCGGTTTGAATGGTCGGCAACTGGCGGAAGCCCTGCATGTGCACCCCAATACGGTCTATGCCGACTTGCAAGCTTTTGAACGTGAGGGACTGGCATGCGTGCGTCCCTTGCCGGTCGGTGGCGCACCCCGTCGGATTTCGGATCAGCAACTCAACGCGATCTGGAACTGGGCCGAATGCTTGCCGCGCGACCTGGGTTTGCCCGACCCGCGATGGACGTTGACGAACTTTCGGGAGTTCCTCATCACACGTCAGCGCGTGTTCAAACGAATCAGTCTGGAGCATTTACGCCGCGTGCTCAAAAAAAAGAGATTCGCTTTCGTCGCGTCGCGCGCAAACTCATCAGCAACGATCCGCAACGCCCAGCCATTTTAG